In Mixta intestinalis, the following are encoded in one genomic region:
- a CDS encoding SDR family oxidoreductase, with protein sequence MSQHDHSGFSRRQVVGGLMGSMAVTGMAMAGSASAAQGGNGTQGQNPAPPLTGKDPREAYPKPPFERQPQDPPGLASKMVPRPDHGEESYRGSGRLAGRKALITGGDSGIGRAVAIAYAREGADVAINYLPEEESDAQEVIALIQQAGRKAVAIPGDITDEAFCQKLVSEAAKQLGGLDILVNNAGRQQYVESITDLTTESFDKTFKTNVYAMFWITKAAMAHLKPGASIVNTSSVQAGKPSAILLDYAQTKAAIVAFTKGLAKQLAEKGIRVNAVAPGPYWTPLQSSGGQPMDKVMKFGEEAPFGRPGQPAEIAPLYVTLASAESSFTSGQVWCSDGGTGTF encoded by the coding sequence ATGTCTCAACATGATCACAGTGGATTTTCGCGCCGCCAGGTAGTTGGCGGCTTAATGGGCAGCATGGCGGTTACCGGTATGGCGATGGCAGGCAGCGCCAGCGCTGCACAAGGCGGCAACGGTACGCAAGGTCAGAACCCCGCGCCGCCGCTTACCGGTAAAGACCCGCGCGAAGCTTACCCAAAACCCCCTTTCGAACGTCAGCCGCAGGATCCGCCAGGCCTGGCCAGCAAAATGGTGCCGCGCCCCGATCACGGTGAAGAGAGCTATCGCGGCAGCGGGCGTCTTGCCGGGCGCAAAGCGCTAATTACCGGGGGCGATTCCGGCATCGGGCGTGCCGTCGCTATTGCCTATGCGCGTGAAGGTGCTGACGTGGCGATTAACTATCTGCCGGAGGAAGAATCTGACGCGCAGGAAGTGATCGCGCTGATTCAGCAGGCTGGACGGAAGGCAGTAGCGATTCCGGGCGATATTACTGATGAAGCGTTCTGCCAGAAGCTGGTTAGCGAGGCAGCAAAGCAGCTGGGCGGGCTGGATATTCTGGTCAATAACGCCGGACGCCAGCAATATGTCGAATCGATTACCGATCTCACTACCGAATCCTTCGATAAAACCTTTAAAACCAACGTCTACGCCATGTTCTGGATTACCAAAGCGGCGATGGCACATCTGAAGCCGGGCGCATCGATCGTTAATACCTCTTCGGTACAGGCGGGCAAGCCCAGCGCAATCCTGCTTGATTATGCCCAGACCAAGGCGGCGATCGTGGCCTTTACCAAAGGGCTGGCTAAGCAGCTGGCGGAGAAAGGTATTCGGGTCAATGCGGTAGCGCCGGGGCCTTACTGGACACCGTTGCAGTCCAGCGGCGGGCAGCCAATGGATAAAGTGATGAAGTTTGGTGAGGAAGCGCCGTTTGGCCGTCCGGGCCAGCCGGCAGAGATCGCTCCGCTCTATGTAACGCTCGCCTCGGCGGAAAGCAGCTTTACTTCCGGCCAGGTGTGGTGT
- the nadE gene encoding ammonia-dependent NAD(+) synthetase, with protein sequence MSLQQEIIAALGVKPTIDAQEEIRTSVEFLKSYLKTYPFIKTLVLGISGGQDSTLCGKLCQIAMSELREETGDSEYQFIAVRLPYGVQADEKDCQDALDFIQPDRVLVVNIKEAVQASERALKAAGIELSDFVRGNEKARERMKAQYSIAGMTKGLVVGTDHAAEAVTGFYTKYGDGGTDINPIHRLNKGQGKMLLKALGCPQHLYLKHPTADLEDDRPGLQDEVALGVTYGQIDAYLEGQQIEESAAKTIESWYQKTEHKRRLPVTVFDDYWKK encoded by the coding sequence ATGTCATTGCAGCAGGAAATAATTGCGGCGCTGGGGGTAAAACCCACGATTGATGCTCAGGAAGAGATCCGCACCAGCGTTGAGTTTCTGAAATCCTATCTGAAAACCTATCCCTTTATAAAAACCCTGGTGCTCGGCATCAGCGGCGGCCAGGACTCGACCCTGTGCGGGAAGCTGTGTCAGATTGCGATGAGCGAGCTGCGCGAAGAAACCGGCGATAGTGAATATCAGTTTATCGCCGTGCGTCTGCCCTACGGCGTGCAGGCGGATGAGAAAGATTGCCAGGACGCGCTCGATTTTATTCAGCCCGACCGCGTGCTGGTAGTCAATATCAAAGAGGCGGTGCAGGCCAGCGAGCGGGCGCTGAAGGCGGCGGGCATTGAGCTTTCCGACTTTGTGCGCGGCAACGAAAAAGCGCGCGAGCGCATGAAGGCGCAGTACAGCATCGCCGGAATGACCAAAGGCCTGGTGGTAGGCACCGACCACGCGGCGGAAGCGGTGACCGGCTTCTATACCAAATATGGCGACGGCGGCACCGACATTAACCCGATCCACCGCCTGAACAAAGGCCAGGGCAAAATGTTGCTGAAAGCGCTCGGCTGTCCACAGCACCTCTACCTGAAACACCCTACCGCCGATCTGGAAGACGATCGTCCCGGTCTACAGGATGAAGTGGCGCTGGGCGTGACCTATGGTCAAATTGATGCGTATCTGGAAGGCCAGCAGATCGAGGAATCCGCAGCGAAAACGATTGAAAGCTGGTATCAAAAGACCGAGCACAAGCGCCGCCTGCCGGTTACCGTTTTTGACGATTACTGGAAGAAATAA
- the osmE gene encoding osmotically-inducible lipoprotein OsmE — MKKFTGFIGAAVALAVLSGCSAYDRAESYVTQPVVKDVKKGMTREQVRQIAGPASTEITMVHARGTCQTYVLGERDGKPQTYFVSYSDTGRVMNYGFQSCKEYDTDPQANQ, encoded by the coding sequence ATGAAGAAATTCACAGGATTCATTGGTGCTGCTGTGGCTCTGGCCGTGTTATCCGGCTGTAGCGCTTACGATCGTGCTGAAAGCTACGTGACTCAGCCGGTTGTTAAGGATGTGAAGAAAGGAATGACCCGCGAACAGGTTCGTCAGATTGCGGGTCCGGCCTCAACGGAAATCACCATGGTTCACGCACGCGGCACCTGCCAGACCTATGTGCTGGGCGAGCGTGATGGTAAACCGCAAACCTATTTTGTCAGCTACAGCGATACCGGTCGCGTAATGAACTACGGCTTCCAGAGCTGTAAAGAGTACGATACCGATCCGCAGGCTAACCAGTAA
- a CDS encoding multidrug effflux MFS transporter has product MNSTHHNRIGYAISLGLLAALGPLCIDFYLPALPELAADLQTPTATAQLSLTAGLLGLGAGQLIFGPLSDKMGRMRPLALSLILLFIASVGCALAQNINQLLMARLFEGLAGAGGAVLSRAIARDMYNGHDLTRFFAMLMLVNGLAPIVAPVMGGALLSFLDWRGLFMVLALIALLLLVMTRFKLPETLPMERRSQGSVLSAWTALGQVVTHRPFMGFCLTQAFMMAGMFAYIGASPFVLQEIYGLSPQAFSFCFAVNGLGLIIASQASARLCPLWGEYRVLKGGLALAFISAGTLLLAGFSGAALSLMLIALFFTVASNGVIAVTAGSLAMQSQGKRAGSASAVLGVTMFTLGAISVPISGLGGTSVLTMTLTIFGCYLLAIVMFVLLTKKPQTV; this is encoded by the coding sequence ATGAACTCAACTCACCATAACCGTATCGGTTATGCCATTAGCCTGGGTTTACTGGCAGCACTGGGGCCGCTGTGCATCGATTTTTACCTGCCAGCCTTACCTGAGCTGGCGGCGGATTTACAGACGCCAACGGCTACCGCACAGCTGAGCCTGACCGCGGGCCTGCTCGGACTGGGTGCCGGACAGCTTATTTTTGGCCCGCTCAGCGACAAAATGGGCCGCATGCGTCCGCTGGCACTGTCGCTGATATTACTGTTTATCGCCTCTGTCGGCTGCGCGCTGGCGCAGAATATCAACCAGCTGTTGATGGCACGCCTGTTTGAAGGGCTGGCCGGCGCGGGCGGCGCGGTACTGTCGCGCGCCATTGCGCGTGATATGTACAACGGTCACGATCTAACCCGCTTTTTCGCCATGCTGATGCTGGTCAACGGCCTGGCTCCGATCGTTGCCCCGGTGATGGGCGGCGCGCTGCTGTCTTTCCTCGACTGGCGCGGGCTGTTTATGGTGCTGGCGCTGATCGCCCTGCTGCTGCTGGTTATGACGCGCTTTAAACTCCCGGAAACGCTGCCGATGGAGCGGCGCAGTCAGGGCTCTGTCCTCTCTGCCTGGACGGCGCTGGGCCAGGTAGTCACTCATCGCCCCTTTATGGGCTTCTGCCTGACGCAGGCTTTTATGATGGCGGGTATGTTCGCCTACATTGGCGCCTCACCTTTCGTGCTACAGGAAATTTATGGCCTGTCGCCGCAGGCGTTTAGCTTCTGTTTTGCGGTTAACGGGCTGGGACTGATTATCGCTTCGCAGGCCAGCGCACGCCTTTGTCCGCTGTGGGGAGAATATCGCGTGCTGAAAGGCGGGCTGGCGCTGGCGTTTATCTCCGCTGGCACGCTGCTGCTGGCTGGCTTCTCCGGCGCGGCGCTGTCGCTGATGCTGATCGCCCTCTTCTTTACCGTTGCCAGTAATGGCGTGATCGCCGTCACCGCCGGGTCGCTGGCGATGCAGAGCCAGGGCAAGCGCGCGGGCAGCGCCTCGGCAGTGCTGGGCGTCACCATGTTCACCCTCGGTGCCATCAGCGTACCCATCTCCGGCCTGGGCGGTACATCTGTGCTGACCATGACATTGACGATTTTCGGCTGCTACCTGCTGGCGATAGTGATGTTTGTCCTGCTGACAAAAAAACCGCAAACCGTCTGA
- the cho gene encoding excinuclease Cho translates to MVRRAASHRLEFEPAAIYEYPEHLRAFLADIPKLPGVYIFHGDSDVMPLYIGKSINLRTRVMSHFRTPEEAKMLRLTRRISWITTAGELGALLLEAQMIKNQQPLFNKRLRRNRQLCSLQWDGINRPEVVYARDLDFSASPDLFGLYASRRAALETLRKIADERQLCYGLLGLESHSRNRACFRASLGRCAGACCGKEPVSEHHSRLLEALEKVRVICWPWSGAVALVEEGPQETQMHIIHNWFYLGSVSHLDEAKELYSPPKGFDNDGYKYLCRPLLSGKYPIIPL, encoded by the coding sequence GTGGTAAGACGTGCTGCCAGTCATCGCCTGGAATTTGAGCCAGCGGCGATTTATGAATATCCTGAACATCTGCGCGCTTTTTTAGCCGATATCCCTAAACTGCCCGGCGTTTATATCTTTCACGGCGACAGCGATGTTATGCCGCTCTATATTGGAAAGAGTATTAACCTGCGCACACGCGTTATGTCCCACTTTCGCACGCCGGAAGAGGCGAAAATGCTGCGCCTGACGCGTCGCATCAGCTGGATCACCACCGCTGGCGAGCTGGGCGCGCTGTTGCTGGAGGCGCAGATGATCAAAAACCAGCAGCCGCTGTTTAATAAGCGTCTGCGGCGCAACCGCCAGCTCTGCTCACTACAGTGGGATGGCATTAACCGCCCGGAAGTGGTTTACGCCCGCGATCTCGATTTCTCCGCCTCGCCGGATCTGTTCGGGCTGTATGCCAGCCGACGCGCGGCTTTAGAGACGCTAAGGAAAATCGCCGATGAGCGTCAGCTCTGTTATGGCCTGCTGGGGCTGGAGAGCCACAGCCGCAACCGCGCCTGTTTCCGCGCCAGCCTGGGGCGCTGTGCCGGAGCCTGCTGCGGCAAAGAGCCGGTCAGCGAGCATCACAGCCGCCTGCTGGAGGCGCTGGAGAAAGTGCGCGTCATCTGCTGGCCATGGTCGGGCGCGGTCGCGCTGGTGGAAGAAGGCCCGCAGGAGACGCAGATGCATATTATCCATAACTGGTTCTATCTCGGTTCCGTCAGCCATCTCGACGAGGCGAAAGAGTTATACAGCCCGCCGAAAGGCTTTGATAACGACGGTTATAAATATCTCTGCCGTCCGCTGCTGAGCGGAAAGTATCCCATTATTCCACTCTGA